The Flavobacterium piscisymbiosum genome includes a region encoding these proteins:
- a CDS encoding arylsulfatase yields the protein MIKKLFIIALLVIAQFQLLAQKKQPNIIVILADDLGFSDIGAFGSEIKTPNLDKLAKNGLIIKQFYNAGRCCPSRASLLTGLYPHQAGVGDMVQDKGFPTYQGYLNDHCITIGQALKQAGYNTIVSGKWHVGLVPSAWAVNRGFDDSFTLQNNGSSYFNSEPLYNDGRKVTFRKGDKEIIRKDTSTYLTQEITNFALSSLEKQRNQQKPFFLYVAYNAPHWPIQALPEDIAKYKGKYLEGWDKLRASRFKKLKEQGIIDKNWDLSNRFEKVPDWEKLSVEEKDKWDTRMAIYAAMIDRMDAGIGEILQKVKSLGEEDNTIVLFLSDNGGSADDVKNWNYVTQKNGTPGSVASIDSYESPWGNVSNTPFQLFKKNTHEGGIASPFIAYYPKHIKAGTVSNRVSHLIDIFPTFLEYAGFQYPDSFQGKKLTPLEGISLKKEFEGQQSDAHEALFWEHEGSKAVRKGQWKAVAENNQPWELYNLATDRTETKNVAKSEPKLLQNLIELHQQWSAKVGVQDWNKIK from the coding sequence ATGATTAAAAAACTGTTCATTATTGCCCTATTGGTTATTGCACAATTTCAGCTATTGGCACAGAAAAAGCAACCTAATATCATCGTCATTTTGGCAGATGATTTAGGTTTCTCAGATATTGGTGCTTTTGGGTCAGAAATTAAAACTCCAAACTTAGATAAGCTCGCTAAAAACGGGCTTATTATAAAGCAGTTTTACAATGCAGGACGTTGTTGTCCTTCCCGGGCTTCATTGCTCACGGGTTTATATCCACACCAGGCAGGAGTTGGTGATATGGTTCAGGACAAAGGATTTCCTACCTATCAGGGATATTTAAACGACCATTGCATCACTATTGGACAAGCACTCAAACAGGCAGGATATAATACAATTGTTTCCGGAAAATGGCACGTGGGTCTTGTACCATCAGCCTGGGCAGTTAATAGAGGGTTTGATGATTCTTTTACTTTACAAAATAATGGAAGCAGTTATTTCAACTCAGAACCTTTATATAACGACGGACGAAAAGTCACTTTTAGGAAAGGAGATAAAGAAATTATTCGCAAGGATACTTCGACTTATCTGACTCAGGAAATAACCAATTTTGCCCTTAGTTCTTTAGAAAAACAAAGAAATCAGCAAAAGCCTTTTTTTCTTTATGTGGCTTATAATGCTCCACATTGGCCCATTCAGGCATTGCCCGAAGATATTGCAAAATACAAAGGCAAATACCTCGAAGGCTGGGATAAATTGAGAGCAAGCCGTTTCAAAAAATTGAAAGAACAAGGCATCATTGATAAAAATTGGGACTTATCAAATCGCTTTGAAAAAGTACCGGATTGGGAAAAACTAAGCGTCGAAGAAAAAGACAAATGGGATACGCGAATGGCAATTTACGCCGCCATGATCGACCGAATGGATGCCGGAATTGGAGAAATCCTGCAGAAAGTCAAGTCGTTGGGAGAAGAAGATAATACGATCGTTCTTTTTCTTTCGGATAATGGCGGAAGTGCTGATGATGTAAAAAACTGGAATTATGTTACACAAAAAAACGGGACACCAGGTTCAGTTGCATCAATTGACAGTTACGAAAGTCCATGGGGAAATGTGAGCAACACGCCTTTTCAATTATTCAAAAAGAACACTCACGAAGGTGGCATTGCTTCCCCTTTTATTGCTTATTATCCTAAGCATATTAAAGCGGGAACAGTAAGCAACAGAGTAAGTCATTTGATTGATATTTTTCCAACTTTTCTCGAGTATGCGGGGTTTCAATATCCGGATTCTTTTCAGGGAAAAAAGCTAACACCTTTAGAAGGAATTAGTTTAAAAAAGGAATTTGAAGGACAACAATCTGATGCACATGAAGCTTTGTTTTGGGAACATGAAGGCAGCAAAGCAGTACGAAAAGGACAATGGAAGGCTGTAGCCGAAAACAATCAGCCTTGGGAATTGTACAATCTTGCTACTGACAGAACCGAAACAAAAAACGTAGCAAAATCAGAACCGAAACTACTCCAAAACCTGATTGAATTACATCAACAATGGTCCGCAAAAGTAGGCGTACAAGATTGGAATAAAATAAAATAG
- a CDS encoding DUF1254 domain-containing protein, whose protein sequence is MAATKPILKKGFFALILVVIAVSFYYLTIWITPYYVQKKFAEKSLGVVNTPRFGDQPNAENSRVIPLPNPDFLYSTINYDLKDDVLKISGIVPDSTYWSISAYQENTTNFFVENEEKVKAKFEYYLAPEGSTAEILKNIPKEKIIYSPTNKGLILFRYLVSKAYPVKTLAELQHGVTVEKLGK, encoded by the coding sequence ATGGCAGCAACAAAACCAATTTTGAAAAAAGGCTTCTTCGCCTTGATTCTTGTAGTAATTGCAGTAAGTTTTTACTACCTCACGATCTGGATAACTCCTTATTACGTTCAAAAAAAGTTTGCAGAAAAAAGCTTAGGCGTTGTCAATACTCCCCGATTTGGAGACCAGCCCAATGCTGAAAACAGCAGAGTAATTCCGTTACCAAATCCTGACTTTTTATATTCGACAATCAATTACGATTTGAAAGATGATGTATTGAAAATTTCAGGAATTGTTCCCGATTCTACTTATTGGTCCATTTCGGCTTATCAGGAAAACACCACTAATTTTTTTGTTGAAAATGAAGAAAAAGTAAAAGCCAAATTCGAATATTATTTAGCTCCTGAAGGAAGTACTGCCGAAATCTTGAAAAATATTCCAAAGGAAAAAATCATTTACAGTCCAACGAATAAAGGATTGATTCTGTTTCGTTATTTGGTTTCGAAAGCATATCCGGTAAAAACATTGGCCGAATTGCAACATGGTGTTACGGTAGAGAAATTAGGGAAGTAA
- a CDS encoding arylsulfatase, which translates to MKNLKLNTKIKSPQKGLLITALILTQLGFAQIKPDPNYKGVIGKTLADSKEYWPDPVKAPEGAPNVVWILLDDVGYGATSAFGGLINTPTFESLANNGLRYTNFHTTAICAPTRAGLLTGRNAHAVHVGGFSHTAMSAGFPGYDGRIPSSAGTIAEILRDNGYNTFAVGKYGVTPDEDATDAGPFDRWPTGKGFDHFYGFLGSETDQYNPDLVEDQTWLNGNTRLNNAGNDKSKNQFTADLKGKHLSELITDKAITYIDRQKSAAPNKPFFLYYAPGATHSPHQVAKEWSDKYKGKFDEGWDVYRDKVIANQKKLGLIPADAKLPTRDSYVKAWNTLSPDEKKLYARFMEIYAGYLEYTDYEVSRIVNHLKEINQLDNTVFYVVLGDNGASKEGTGSGTIDQPLLKKLFGNGSKEDDVKENLAKIDLLGTPEAIEGNYPYGWALAANTPFKNLKQDAHSEGGTRNPLIVYYPKGIKTPGIRNQYGHVIDILPTTLETVGITAPKEIRGIAQDSIQGTSLAYSYADAKAPSRHKIQYYYIFGSRALYKDGWKAAAPHHPDFIDIVDNGALAKSTGPSTYDNDVWELYNLNTDFNERVDLAKKNPEKLKELQAAFDDQAKKNNIYPFIDWQDVLKQRVHKKNK; encoded by the coding sequence ATGAAAAATTTAAAATTGAATACTAAAATCAAAAGTCCACAAAAAGGGCTGTTGATTACTGCATTAATATTGACGCAATTAGGTTTTGCGCAAATAAAACCTGATCCAAATTACAAAGGTGTAATTGGTAAAACCTTAGCCGATTCTAAAGAATATTGGCCAGATCCTGTAAAAGCTCCTGAAGGTGCGCCAAACGTAGTCTGGATTTTATTAGATGATGTGGGTTACGGCGCTACAAGTGCTTTTGGAGGTTTGATCAACACGCCTACTTTCGAGAGTTTGGCCAATAATGGTTTGCGTTATACCAACTTTCATACTACTGCGATTTGTGCGCCAACCCGTGCCGGATTATTAACTGGTCGTAATGCACACGCAGTTCACGTAGGTGGATTTTCGCATACTGCCATGTCAGCCGGTTTTCCGGGATATGATGGTCGAATTCCGTCTTCGGCAGGAACAATTGCTGAGATTTTACGCGACAACGGATACAATACCTTTGCCGTCGGTAAATACGGTGTAACTCCAGATGAAGATGCTACAGATGCAGGTCCGTTTGACAGATGGCCAACGGGAAAAGGTTTTGATCATTTCTACGGATTCTTAGGATCAGAAACAGATCAGTACAATCCGGATTTAGTTGAAGATCAAACCTGGTTAAACGGAAATACAAGACTGAATAATGCAGGAAATGATAAATCTAAAAACCAATTTACAGCTGATTTAAAAGGAAAACACTTAAGTGAATTAATCACAGACAAAGCCATTACCTATATCGATCGCCAGAAAAGTGCAGCACCAAACAAACCTTTCTTTTTATATTATGCGCCAGGAGCAACACATTCTCCGCATCAGGTAGCCAAAGAATGGAGTGATAAATACAAAGGTAAATTTGATGAAGGCTGGGATGTTTACCGCGATAAAGTAATTGCCAATCAAAAGAAGTTAGGTTTAATTCCGGCTGATGCCAAATTGCCTACGCGTGATTCGTATGTAAAAGCATGGAATACTTTATCTCCTGACGAAAAGAAACTATACGCTCGTTTCATGGAAATCTACGCCGGATATCTGGAATATACGGATTATGAAGTAAGCCGAATCGTTAATCATCTGAAAGAAATAAATCAGTTAGACAATACCGTTTTCTACGTTGTTTTGGGTGATAATGGAGCTAGTAAAGAAGGAACAGGATCCGGAACAATCGATCAGCCGTTGTTGAAAAAATTATTTGGGAATGGTTCTAAAGAAGATGATGTAAAAGAAAACCTGGCTAAAATTGATCTTTTGGGAACTCCGGAAGCTATCGAAGGAAATTATCCTTATGGATGGGCTTTGGCAGCGAATACACCTTTTAAAAACCTAAAACAAGATGCTCATTCTGAAGGAGGAACGCGTAATCCGTTGATTGTTTATTATCCAAAAGGAATAAAAACTCCGGGAATTCGTAACCAATACGGTCACGTGATCGATATTTTACCAACCACTCTGGAAACAGTTGGCATTACTGCTCCAAAGGAAATCCGCGGTATTGCTCAGGATTCTATTCAGGGAACTTCATTAGCCTATTCTTATGCTGATGCAAAAGCGCCTTCAAGACATAAAATTCAATACTATTATATTTTTGGTTCAAGAGCTTTGTACAAAGACGGCTGGAAAGCTGCGGCACCTCATCATCCTGATTTTATCGATATTGTTGATAATGGCGCTTTGGCAAAAAGTACAGGACCAAGTACCTACGACAATGATGTTTGGGAGTTATACAACCTGAATACTGACTTTAACGAAAGAGTTGATCTGGCTAAAAAGAATCCTGAAAAACTAAAAGAACTTCAGGCTGCTTTTGATGATCAGGCGAAGAAAAATAACATCTATCCTTTTATCGACTGGCAGGATGTTTTGAAACAACGAGTTCACAAGAAAAATAAATAG